The Solanum pennellii chromosome 4, SPENNV200 genomic interval AATTTCTGCTTTTATAACTACTGAGGTTACAAGATATAAGTACCTGAAAAGGAGGAAGAAGAGTTGGAAAGGGGAACAACTCCTCCAGAAAAGTGACATCTTCTTTTAATCGATCACGTTCAGATTCACCAAACTGAAAACCGAAGGTATAGTTTGTACTTTTGGTTGCCACAAATGATCCAGCACTTCCATCGAATATTGCCTGCCTTAATCCCTCATCATTAAGAGGGGGAAGGTAAAACTCTCTAGATAAATTCAATGGACCCCAAGCATCCCTATTTGAATGAAGAAAATTTTGGCTAGTAGTTATAGCTGGATTTTCAGGACGGAATCCTAAGGATAGAATATCATTTCTATCTAAAGCTAGCTTATCTCCTTCTACAACAAAGCTATCCACTTCCTCTCCAAGAGCATGACATGATATGAGATTAGCTTTTCCTTTCTGAACCATGGTATCAACCAAGAACTTACACCATTCTTTATCTGAGCATGTCATCTCTTGGAAGCTCTTAttacttctttcttctttttgccTTCCAGTAAATGATTTAACTAATGGAACAATTTTCTTCTCCTTCAAAAAGTATTCAGATACGTGATCCCCATAGCCAATAAGAGCTGATAAGGTGACACAAAAGATCTCTGACAAGCTTAACCCAGCAATACGGCCATTGGCAGATACTGAGGATGCCATACGAGTATGTTGTACAAGCTGCAATGACTTTCCAGCAGAGATAATATCCCTGGCTATCTCTTTCATAAACAGAGGACACACATCTAAATCTCTCCCATTTGCCCCTTTTTCTTTGGCCAAACCAGACACATCATTAGGCTCTTTTCTACTCACGTCGTCTGTCCGTTTTATTGAAAGCAAAGAATCAGTGACACGACCAGTATCCATTTTTGCAGATCTCAGCAGATAGCTCTTCTCCCAAAACTCAGACTCCACAACTGCAATTCGTTTGTTAGCATGAAAGAACATCTGCATAAAAAGCATACATGCATAAGATTGTCTTAGAGAATGTCAATGTCTAAACATAGGTGTTGCTGAACCGTTTTCTATAAGCATAACTATGAAAATCACTCAGTCACTCTTGTAATATACCCAAGTCACTCTTCCCAGAGTTCCATCATGTGACTCATAAGTTCAATGCACGATAGTCCACACTTTTGAATATCTCGGTTTTTCTTATAAATTGGGGAATTAAAATACGCTTTCTCCACTTATGAGCATCCTACTACTTcttaatatagaattaaatagCTTGGTAGCCATCCTACTTCAACCTTACAAGACACTTCCAAATCTCTATTCAAGGTATGGCTAAGATAATCacaatcatataaataaaaaaattgtttaacaGTAAAAGCTTATATCTCATCATTGATCAACGGGGTACGAGATTTTGCTACAAGAAAAAGAAGCTTATATTTGACGTCTGGATACACATATTTGAGGAACAAGTCTCTTATAAATTGCAAGTTGCTATTATATGAACATATTTAGCATTCCATTTGCTCTTATACATGTGTCCGGATAAAAAATGACGGGGCATCTACTATCACAAGCCATTACTGAGTTTCacaagttaaatgtaaatgtgTCCATTTTCTTCCTAATAATGTTGAAACATACAGATATAAACGTGCTCGTGGAAGCTATTATTCTGATCTATGTTGAAAGCTATATGAAATCATTTCACTATTCCATTAACACGATTATCAATAGAAACTTACCTCCTCAAAGGGGTCGTCCAGAATTCCTTCATAAAGCCATGAATCAAGGCCCTCAATGTATGGCAAAAGAGTGCTAACAAATGCATGTAATATCATCCTGTAAGCATCCTCCTGAAATTATTTACTCCagataataaattataagatgAAGGACTCAGCAAATATGTCCAATAAAGGAAAGCAGTTTCAAACCTCGCCACCTTGCACAAGACAAACTTCAGTCAGCTTCTTATgtaaataattaagaatatgCACAGCAATAGCTGTGGCCGAGATAGGCGAATCAGTTTCATCATAAGCTTGTGGAATGGCTTCTTGCACTACTTGAAACAAAAACTCGGCTCCTGCACACAAACTAATATCGCATGATAAATCTTGTTAGGAACTTCTATTAAAAACCCTAAGAAAGGACAGGAAAAAGAACTGTGAGCAAGACCAGTCAAACAAGTGAGCTATTAAAATTCTTTTGTGTAAGACCTGCAAAAGGGGAGCGCCATTGGACTCTCCCTTGGcattttaaaaggaaaagggGTTTCGTGAAAACATGTACTAGGAGTTTTCTCTTCAACTCCTAGTAGTTGTAACTACCCAATGATGGAAATAAATTGCTCTTGCCACCCTTTTGTTTATATGATATTTAGCTTATCATAACTAtacctctatcacaaaaaataacaactaaatATCCCCTTGACTTCGCTTAGTAACCAATTTAGCTGTATCATCCCTGGCTCAAATTCCATTTACTTCTATGACAAGTACACTACGTAATCTTCATTCTTCCAATCTTCTTTCCatgatttctttcatttgatgacctctttttctttattctttttctgAGAAGAATCGCAAAACGCCAGGGGTGTATTTGGACATTTCCACCCTTTTTCTCTTCATTATGCTTAATCACGCTAGCATCACTGAACTACACCATGCTATATTTTTCGAACTTTCATTTCACAAGGTAAttcatttgtattttatttaccAACCTTGATAAAGAACTTGACAATCCCAAGAGGGTTGGAGTAGTTAAACTACATGAGTCGACCACCTTCATCTCCTCTTTCAACGCACCATTTCGCAACCACTGCACcataaaaagaaggaaaaagttgCTGTCTTTCTATATCAATGCATACACATGCAAACACTCAAAAGTGCAAACAAGTTGAGCAACTTACTGTTAGCCAAGTGGAGATAGAGCAACAAAATGCCCTCAAAGTAGGTGGTGGAGGAGGCACAGATTTCTCAACCTCCTGAATTCTACTTTCTACCATCTTTAAACATGTTGCCGCATAGGTAAACTGATTGAGAACATGATATAGACTAGTATGCGAAAGATGACTAACATATATCCCACTCCGAACACGAAAATGATGCCCTAATTCATCCCAATACAACATTGCACTCGAAAACCCTTGTAATATTTGCAGCACATTTTGCACCTAAAGACGAAAAATCACAAATTGGGAAAAGGGGTGAATTAAAGGTGAAAACTTTAAGCAAATTCGAATCAATCAACTAAAACTAAGtcggctatatgaatcctcataGCGAAATATGAAAAGGgtatgaaaaaaatgaacttactAAATCAAATTCGTTAGTTCGTAAGGTTGAAATTGGCTTCGCAAAGTGTAACCCGTCGGAATATGAAGTGTATAATTTTCCGATTAAACTCTGGGGAGCTTCCATTTTTCTGTTGTCTACAGTTGATAACACTACAATTTGTGAGTGTTTTCATGGATCCATTTCAGTCTGAAGTTACAAATTGCTTCCATAATTCTACAGGAAAATTCTGTCCCGCTTTCTGATTCAAAACAAAGGGTAAAATGAAAAAGAGGAGAATAGAAGGGGCGAAGTGTctcaattttccaaaaaaaatttcccCTTCTTCTAATTGAGTGTGGTATCAGTATCGGGCTCGACtagatttgaatttattttcgaAAATTTATGAATGAAGAAGTACTTGTTACTCTGTCACAACTCTATTATTACAAAGAAGGGGCAAAGTGCCtcaattttccaaaattttagttttttttttcaattcttaacGACTAGGGGTTTTTGTTACAATTAGAGAAAATTTTCAGTAAGCGTAGAGTGTTTGCTTGTCGATTAGAGATgagtcatttatttatttaaattagcATGATTGAGTAGGTAGTTTGGTTGTAAAAATGAGGGAAAATGGTACTCATATTGAGTTTagcataaattatttaatattttgatatttcctCTTTCCACATGAAATATAGCATTGTAGACACAAAGTCATGTTTTCAATCTAAAATACACTACTAACTTCAGAATCATCTTCAATTCTTCATGAATATGTTACAAAGATATGTATGCCTTCAAATACAACATGAATATTACATATGGCAACATTTTGACTAATCATCCGACTGAAGTTTTCTGTATCTAATTCTCCTGATCTGTACATGAATTTCCCTCCTCTCCATTCATTTATGATCTTATACAGAGGTTTGGAATTTCCTTCCCTATGATTCTATAAGGACTTCTGTTTTCAGGTCCCAGGCGAAAGCTACTAGGAACGCTTGAGGGGCTGGCTGCACGTGAACTCGAGTTCAGCTCCATTGAAGTAATACAGGGAAAGACTTCAAGTGCAGAACGTGGAGAATGGTGAGAAGTTGCTCCATATTCACAGGTTTCAGGTTGAGTTTGCCGGCAAGTTTCACTGGAAGATACACAGTTTTAACTTGCATAAGATGGACGTGACAGTTAATGGCATAACGTGAGATATAGTATCTAGCTGCAATTGTAGATACTAATACGCGAAAAAATAATCTAACAGAATAAAGTGTTTGGTATTTATAACATGAAAAACTCAAAGACCGTTTTTACCTGCTACATGGTGATTTTGCTTGCCTGCCAGATGTTCCTGGTAATAGTggtttttgttcctttttgtgGTTCATTGGGTTCTTAGGACTCAGGGTATCCTGAAATGTAATGAATTCAGAGTTTAAAATCACTTGGAAAACAAAATTTAGAGAATCTCACAAATAATACAGTGACGTTAACCCTTAATGTAACATCAGTAGCAGGCTTGCAGCATGTACCACTCACATGGAATTTCTTCCCCGGAGAATCCTCTGAGCAACCAGCAACATTGATACTATGCTCAAGGGAACTAGTACTACGTAAAAAAGCATGTTCAAGTAGCATCATAGCTGATGGCCTATCTGCAGGTTTCCTCCGAAAGCAGCACTGAAGGAAATCTTTTCCTTCTGATGATAATTTTTCTGGTATAGGTGGTGATTTGTTCAAGACACCGAACATTGCTTGCACCTAATAAAGCCAAAGCGTGAACATTACACACACACAGAAACCAATTCGAGAACGCCTGAAAAGTAAGAACATAGCTCTGGCTTTATTGAGATTAAGCCGACCAGTCAGCCTTGCTCGTATATTAACAAGCTATGATGCTATATTGACAACTAAAAGCTCACAAATATATTTAAGCTTGTAATGCGATTACATTGTTCTCAAAATGAGATGTTTCAAACACTTACCCAACTAAGTTCGCCCCAAGGGGGCTGTCCAGTAAACATCTCAATAACAGTACAGCCCAGGCTCCATATATCAACAGCTAAGGCAAGCTCTGGATTGGCATCTTTGCGCAACACAGCCTGCATTACCTGCATATAAAGTTAAGTCCAGACATAAGTACAAGCCAATTCATAAAGGGGAAAGAAAACTGAAGCCAGGCAGAGGCAGTAGCCGCAAAATAGCTTAACAATGCCCACCTCTGGAGCCATCCAGTGAGGGCTCCCTTTCAGAGAAAGATCAGTCGCACAGCTTGAAAGCTGGGAAAAAGAGAAACGATATAAATTACAGCAGTAAGATATGCATGAAAAATAATCGATGAAAGATCAAACTTGTTCATTTTCACCACAGATCAGGgtttacaagaaaaatattaaagtagAACAAACATAGATAGTGGCATTTTCAGTTTGGCATTAGATTTCTGAAAGCTTACATGTTTTGCTAACCCAAAATCTGCAAGCTTGACAACACCAGATGCATCTACAAGCAAATTTGCTCCCTTAATGTCcctactcaaaaaaaaaaatcattgaaacCAACCATTAGACCGAGCATCACTGTcaacaaaaagttttattttaaaaaaatggtaaaAGAAAATAGTTTCTTCCTTGCTTATAACAAGGAATTGCAACTCAGACGCTTTAGTGTCCCGTTAATGAATCTTTAAATTAAGTGACATAAACCACATCTACCTGTGTATTGTTTTAGTGCTATGCAAGTAAGCCAACCCTGATACAATATGCCTAGTAAAGTTTCGAACTATTGACTCTGTCATAGCTCCACAATGTTCCCGAACGTACTTATTAATTGAACCGGGGTGCACATATTCCAAATATATGCAAAAGCGATCTTCCATctgaacaacaacaacatttttatctttcaatattCTAAAGAAATACCTGAACATGGCAAGAGAAAGATAAATGTTCTTACTATTTCACTGCCATAATATTGAACAATATTTTGGTGCTTTAACTGCCGGAGAACTCTTATTTCCTACAACAGAAGTAAGGAGGAAACTGAATTGATTTAGAATAGCATAAACAAGCAAAAATTTGTCATAGTCTTTGCAATCCATCACAAACTATGTATAAGCAAGTAGAATAAAAAACGCAATATGAAACCCTCAACCTTTTTCCCAAGTCAGTTACCAACATTccgaaaatattttctcaatgaTGCAAAACGTGAAGGAGGCTTATGAAGTCAAAGAATATGATCAATAAAAGTAGCTACATGGATACAATATTGATTTTTGCATCTTCAGGCACATGATAGTTAGCTCAAAGTTGGACATAACCTTGAGTTGACTAATTTGATAATGCAAGTTAAACAACTAGGAGATGTTATATAACATGCTAAGTACTTGTTTTAAAGTTCACTTCACTTAAAAAAGAGTTGACCTTTACATTATGTTTTCTCTCACCATGTATCTCAAATAATTGCAGTTTATATGCAAATTTTGATTATTGTAGCCCAAGAAGACGTGAGGAAGTCACCTGTTCTAACTGCTTTATACATTCAGCAGATTTAGGATCATCAGGAGTAAGATCAACTTCTTTCATTGCACATAAAGCACCGGTTTCACtgtaaaaaggaagaaaaacaaaagaagaaaacgTTACATTCCTACCGAGTGTCTTACTAGCAAGCTTTATCCCTTACCAGTTGGTAGCTTCATATACACTTCCATATGTACCACGACCTAAAAGCTTCCCCTTTAGCCATTGACCCTTTGTTGGTGATACGCAAGGTTTATCCATATTGCTGTGCATGGTACATAAGTCTGGTTGTCGTGGAACACCTGGTGGAAGGGGTAGTGGATGCACATTGTTGTTGTTAGCTTCATTCCAACCTAGAGAACTTTCCGGAAGAGATTTATGATGTGAATGCAAAGCAATACTTCTGCTGTTCCTGATTCTGTTAGCTGAACTTGGTAAAATTGGGCTACTCACTGGAGAATGATCAGCGCTATTTATAACCCTTGTGGGTGAAAGTTGGAAAGCGTATGCCTCTGAAGTTGATGATGAGGCCTGATGCAATGGATGATGAAAAAGGTCCTGTGTGCTAAACCTTTTTGGGCTTCGGACAGGGCTTGTAAAACCACTACTTGGGGCACTTCTAGCAGGAACGTTCAACCTGAATTCAACACCCTCGGCGTTCAGATCCTGAGGGAAACCCCTACGCCGATAAGTTGGAGTAGATGATCTTGGATGCTGAGAACTTTTCACCTCAGCTGGAGTTCGATCAAAAGATTCCCTGCAACTTGCAACAGGTTAACATTTCCGCGTTCGGTTTTTGTTCTTACAATCATCATAGCTAATCGAACATTTTTCCCCAAAAACAAAGTAGCACACTATAAATCATCATTTGAAACAACTATAAACCACATGCTCTTTCACAATTCCAAACCTACCTTTACGGTGGACCTTATAAAGGTTACTGAAGTTATCCACAacccaaaaaaggaaaaactatGGTTCTTTTATGGTATGACCTATAAAATGTTACTGCAGTCAATCCACCCAAAAACTGCTTCAAATTCGAACCAACTACCTTCTACTACTACTAGTAAATCTCTTTACATACCTAAGGTGGAAAGTTTTCATCATCAAACCGAAACTAACTACACCTCAATCCCAAACCAGTATGAATCGGCTAAACAATACTTCACTCAGAAAGGTAGCATTTTTACTTAGAGCATAAGACAAACATGCAAGAAAAAACTAAAGAGTTCGATAAATAAATCACTCCGTGTCAATTTGTCGAACTGGTTTTGACTTGATACAAGatttaacaaagtaaaatctatttttgaatCTCGTAATCTTAAACTAAAGAAAcacaaaatatatcaaaatgttaTTTAATGTACGGTTACAATCAAAGATGAAAAGAGTCATTCATTTCAAAACAGAGTAAAACGAAAACTAAGACGTAGTACAAAATTCTGAACAATGGGTTCACTAACCTGGCAAGAGGAGGACTTAAAAGCTCCCTGTCAACTCTAACCGGCAAATTAGAGTGAACCGAGTTCTGTTTAGGCAGAGAATTGAGCTCAGGGAGCGGCAACGGCAGTGGCACAGCAGAGGAATTAGAACAGTGACGGAGGTGGTGAGACGACCTAGAACCCGACCCGAAATCAGCGTAAGAATCAGGAGAACCCGGCAAAGACTTTGAACGTTCATCAATAATCAGTGCCTGAATATTAGGTCTCCGTAAACCAAGATCATCATCACTAACATGTCTCAACTTCCTCTGCCTAGTAAGCTTCCTTCCACCGCCGTAAATCCGCCGGGTATTCGGTGAATCGGCCGGAGAAGAAGTATTactagaagaagaagaagagtgtTGAGAGCTTGAAGATAGTGAAAATGCTTTCCATAAAGACGGCATTTTTCATGGCAAACaaatacagagagaaaaaaaaaaatgaatcactCAGAAATGAATGAGTAATGGGATTTTAATGCATTGAAAGAGAAAACTTTTCGTCAATGTTTGAATGTTTCTTaagtgaaaaagaaggatgattATAATTTGTTGTTACAAGTCAGAAACACGATTTCTTGTAATTTTTCTAAAGTCAAAACTAGTAGTAGTAAATATTAATCAGCTCGTTTCATTTTATACgacataattaaatttaaaatttatgatataaaataagtttttttgatatttatgtgtatgtaaattattttaaaagacaAGTACTATATACTTAAATTACTCTTTTACTTAACTAACTTAGATATATCTTATTCTGTCATATGACATAACATGCAATCTTAAACTTTGTAGGAGTATGAGACCTGAGTAAAGAAATTGTGAAAgctattgaaaatatttttaaacttgGCGAGAATTTAAAAGAGTATTCCTCTCATGTTGCAAGATCGgattttatttaagttaaattAGTCAAGTAAAGAGGGAGTTATTTGATTAAACCTATATATACGTTGATTTGTCACATGACATAACAAGTGATCTCAAAAAAATCGAGAGAGATACTGAAAATACCCTAAATTTGATGAGAATTTAAGAGtatatttcattcatattgTAAGATCAAAATGTATTTAAATacaattaatcaaataatttttttaaaaaaataaaactaataatttaaaatgtatatataaaaatgttttcaatggAAATAAAGGGATAGTATTTTGTGAGTATAGGTGTGTAAATATATGAAAGGATTTTCCATGGTATTACGAGGTCAAGGTTGACActtgacaaaagaaaaaacgAGGAGCTAGCGTGTCAATTAAAATTGAGAAATTCCAAAAGTACGCtgagaaaaagaaaacacaTGCTGGTGTTTGCTTTGCTCCCAATTCTATTCTATTTTTATTCGAGCTTTGATTCTatttaataaagaaatttaaaataaaaatatgaaaagatagtaagcataaaaaaatttaaatagatatatatatatgtttaaaatcattttaaatatacaGTATAATTTTCTATCGAAAGAAATTAATAAATCGCCATGCTTCTACTTAGTTTTGCcgtaaattaaattaatgaagttGTTTGGTCACGAGAACTAATGACTTTTTCTGGATTAAGTTTAAGTAAGTGTttagttataatatttttaaatccaATTTGGAGTTTAGATTCAAAACTTAGAAAGGTACGtcaaacttatttttcaaactCCAGCACCACCACAACAGCAACAAGCCAACATGCATGTGTGATCCCACAATTCACAAATAGGATCCAAAAACAAAGACGGTTTTCAATAGATcattagtttaaaataattgttatatatttttatttgcgTAAATTTTTAACGAAAagctttctttcctttttttcaaaaaaatataattaaacataattttatctaACTTCATAAATCTCAAATAAAGTATTTTCTCCGTTTCAAAAAAATGattctatttctttttagtctgtttaaaaaagaattactttttttgtttttggcaacactttaactttaatttttcacgtGGGCATATTTAAGACCAAAAGATTAAAGGGCGTTTTGCtacatttaacataactttaatttagaacaacaagattaaaaaaatcttcgttcttttcttaaactctgttcCAAGTCAAATTAGATCATCCTTAATAAActtgtaatttatatttaaatttaaatttaaaatttttaatgaaatatatatgaaatatttaccACGTCAGGACAATTTCGTTGATATTGACAAGTGAGTTAGtgcattaaaaaatattaataggaACGCGTTATTTATAGTATATATTATACAgtgtagtatatatatatatatatagaaacaaATGAAAGGTGAGAGTCAGTGCCACTTTGACACTTCAACACTCCTTTATAGCCGTCCTGCCGCTGCCGACTCAGTCAACTCAtgctctatttttttttgataagtgATAACAATTGACGCGTATATTTTTTTTCgtctcaatttatatttaaattatatgaattttaattgagtaatattattttttaacttataaacATGAGTAAAATTTcaacttatatatttttgtttattttttagttaaattagtatgtctaattatataattttcgTAATGACATTGAAGCCATATTTATTGGGTGAAGGAAACCAATGACAAATTAAGAGGGATTcctaattttatgtttttaaaatacaatGCATTAAAAGGGAAATAATACATTACTATACATTGAGCCAAGGGAAATAATTGTGTTGATCCAGAAAGAGATCATATTATAAGAGGGTATGtaagtttttttatataataaaatcaagTTGTCTATAAGAACACAATAACACAAGAAAGTCGatacaataattttaaagaCAGAACAATGACgtactataattatttttaggtcatttataattatttattatttttattttacatatttaaaaaaaatattttttttctttattttccatatatatacttgaaacaTGTGTAACAACCACATACTATTTTTGatcctctcttcttcttttttttatgttcttactatattaaaattcaatatttcatACCTCGTGAATCATAACTAGCTAATAAAGGATGTTTTTTTGTGggggaaaaagaagaagagaagaagaaaagattcTCTTGTTTATTTGGAATGCCATTAATTATcctaaaaagtatttttatagtattttttccgtccggtattgtttatcatagtttttatttttagagtcaaactataaaaaatttgactaatattttaagatgcattttttcatcatattaatatgaaaaaattgtaatttatagtacttttcatatagttttagaatatctaatttttttgtttaaaatatcgaattaatgtgatctaatttatctttaaaaattaatcaaattgactttcgataatcgcaacatgacaaacaattctgGACTGAGAGTATATTATAAGTGTAACTTGTGAACTTGTAATTGGTGGAACATATGATGTTTTGGCCTTTTGAggaaaaaatgaccaaaaaaaaaaaagaactcttGTTTTTGCACTTTGCACGTAGGTTAAATAGttctttaaatattaaaatatgaggTAAGCTACACAATTAGCTAAAAAAACAACAGAAGTAATTAGCAACTAAAATCATGTTTAGctatactttttttaattagcATACTGACTAAGAACTTGAAACTTATACTAGATGCATATATGATGTAAgtaagttgaattagtcaaattaGATTGATCATTGAAATTCTTTTATATtgtcaatataaaaatatttaagttctaatttttttcaCCAATTATTAAAGGactcaatatttaatttttgaccTCTTAAGATAAGTGGTGAAAGTGTGTACATTTAGCCAggagtttcttcttctcctccaTTGTTTTTAGTTAAAGAAACTTGAGGAATTCGATATATTATAAAAGTGTAAATTAGGTATATAGCATTTTATATAGTAATATTCTCAAGTTATAGCATTAGAGTCTGAATTTTAGTGTATAGCATTTTAATATCTCAATCTATAACAttctattaataaatataatgttaattataatttattaaaaagaattgttattaacaattaattaaaaaaaaaggaataaactAACAATGGATAATTAATATACCTAATTAACACACAGACAAACTAATAATGGAAAATgggatactttattaattacattaaatgTAGTTAGCACGTTTTGAAACtgtacactagcatgttttaagggattttaattaaaaattaatattagattAACACGTTTTTAgggatatcaaaaaaatttagattagcATCATTGCCTTGAAAATCTCTAGTTAGTTTAAATGATATTagtttttttgatttaattccttaaaaaaCTCTACCAAGTTTTAACGATTATTTTCAGATTGGCATGTGGAAACCTATTTGCATCATCGTTacaattcatctttttttttaaatttttacgaTTATTTTCAGATTGGCATCAACGTAGAAGTCATTTTTTCCCAAAATTT includes:
- the LOC107015984 gene encoding mitogen-activated protein kinase kinase kinase 5-like isoform X2, whose protein sequence is MPSLWKAFSLSSSSQHSSSSSSNTSSPADSPNTRRIYGGGRKLTRQRKLRHVSDDDLGLRRPNIQALIIDERSKSLPGSPDSYADFGSGSRSSHHLRHCSNSSAVPLPLPLPELNSLPKQNSVHSNLPVRVDRELLSPPLARESFDRTPAEVKSSQHPRSSTPTYRRRGFPQDLNAEGVEFRLNVPARSAPSSGFTSPVRSPKRFSTQDLFHHPLHQASSSTSEAYAFQLSPTRVINSADHSPVSSPILPSSANRIRNSRSIALHSHHKSLPESSLGWNEANNNNVHPLPLPPGVPRQPDLCTMHSNMDKPCVSPTKGQWLKGKLLGRGTYGSVYEATNCETGALCAMKEVDLTPDDPKSAECIKQLEQEIRVLRQLKHQNIVQYYGSEIMEDRFCIYLEYVHPGSINKYVREHCGAMTESIVRNFTRHIVSGLAYLHSTKTIHRDIKGANLLVDASGVVKLADFGLAKHVMQAVLRKDANPELALAVDIWSLGCTVIEMFTGQPPWGELSWVQAMFGVLNKSPPIPEKLSSEGKDFLQCCFRRKPADRPSAMMLLEHAFLRSTSSLEHSINVAGCSEDSPGKKFHDTLSPKNPMNHKKEQKPLLPGTSGRQAKSPCSSETCRQTQPETCEYGATSHHSPRSALEVFPCITSMELNSSSRAASPSSVPSSFRLGPENRSPYRIIGKEIPNLCIRS
- the LOC107015984 gene encoding mitogen-activated protein kinase kinase kinase 5-like isoform X1; protein product: MPSLWKAFSLSSSSQHSSSSSSNTSSPADSPNTRRIYGGGRKLTRQRKLRHVSDDDLGLRRPNIQALIIDERSKSLPGSPDSYADFGSGSRSSHHLRHCSNSSAVPLPLPLPELNSLPKQNSVHSNLPVRVDRELLSPPLARESFDRTPAEVKSSQHPRSSTPTYRRRGFPQDLNAEGVEFRLNVPARSAPSSGFTSPVRSPKRFSTQDLFHHPLHQASSSTSEAYAFQLSPTRVINSADHSPVSSPILPSSANRIRNSRSIALHSHHKSLPESSLGWNEANNNNVHPLPLPPGVPRQPDLCTMHSNMDKPCVSPTKGQWLKGKLLGRGTYGSVYEATNCETGALCAMKEVDLTPDDPKSAECIKQLEQEIRVLRQLKHQNIVQYYGSEIMEDRFCIYLEYVHPGSINKYVREHCGAMTESIVRNFTRHIVSGLAYLHSTKTIHRDIKGANLLVDASGVVKLADFGLAKHLSSCATDLSLKGSPHWMAPEVMQAVLRKDANPELALAVDIWSLGCTVIEMFTGQPPWGELSWVQAMFGVLNKSPPIPEKLSSEGKDFLQCCFRRKPADRPSAMMLLEHAFLRSTSSLEHSINVAGCSEDSPGKKFHDTLSPKNPMNHKKEQKPLLPGTSGRQAKSPCSSETCRQTQPETCEYGATSHHSPRSALEVFPCITSMELNSSSRAASPSSVPSSFRLGPENRSPYRIIGKEIPNLCIRS
- the LOC107018031 gene encoding gamma-tubulin complex component 5 encodes the protein MEAPQSLIGKLYTSYSDGLHFAKPISTLRTNEFDLVQNVLQILQGFSSAMLYWDELGHHFRVRSGIYVSHLSHTSLYHVLNQFTYAATCLKMVESRIQEVEKSVPPPPPTLRAFCCSISTWLTWLRNGALKEEMKVVDSCSLTTPTLLGLSSSLSSLCAGAEFLFQVVQEAIPQAYDETDSPISATAIAVHILNYLHKKLTEVCLVQGGEEDAYRMILHAFVSTLLPYIEGLDSWLYEGILDDPFEEMFFHANKRIAVVESEFWEKSYLLRSAKMDTGRVTDSLLSIKRTDDVSRKEPNDVSGLAKEKGANGRDLDVCPLFMKEIARDIISAGKSLQLVQHTRMASSVSANGRIAGLSLSEIFCVTLSALIGYGDHVSEYFLKEKKIVPLVKSFTGRQKEERSNKSFQEMTCSDKEWCKFLVDTMVQKGKANLISCHALGEEVDSFVVEGDKLALDRNDILSLGFRPENPAITTSQNFLHSNRDAWGPLNLSREFYLPPLNDEGLRQAIFDGSAGSFVATKSTNYTFGFQFGESERDRLKEDVTFLEELFPFPTLLPPFQEDDHVSEVFPFQENSTLASRTLNWIGRVEPRNTPLPTVILQECLIVFIKKQADCIGRNILSKLLSEWRLLEELEVLRAIYLLGSGDLLQHFLTVVFNKLDKGESLDDDFELNTTLQESIRYSADAALLSTPDSLVVSVTRNNATIEDDQRRMPLLTSTPRKSRGQNFGIDGLDSLMFTYKVPWPLELIANTEAIKKYNQVMRFLLKVRRAKFVLDKARRWMWKDRSSASINRKHHWLLEQKLLHFVDAFHHYVMDRVYHSAWGELCEGLAAARSLDEVIEIHEAYLMSIQRHCFAVPEKLWALIASRINSILGLALDFYSVQQTLSSGGAVSAIKARCEMEINRIEKQFDDCIAFLMRILSFKLNVGQFPHLADLVTRINYNHFYMSHNGSLINAPGSNTVPSKSGKLFAGQRD